The following are encoded in a window of Collinsella aerofaciens genomic DNA:
- the mobA gene encoding molybdenum cofactor guanylyltransferase — MTTVRRADLSCVVQAGGLSSRMGCDKARMAFCGEPLIERVLGRLAPVAGELVVTTSRPNELAYLEECAFGGLVPRVVADLEGSAGAMRGIASSLTAARLPLVAIVACDMPFVSPELIGALADRVEAEALDVCVPREERGIEPLCAVWRRDACAPVAQELLSCDRQRIRCLISRVQAGYMDEPQIVKAAGSTLCFENVNTPEEFAAAELLA, encoded by the coding sequence ATGACTACCGTAAGACGTGCCGATCTTTCTTGTGTCGTCCAAGCGGGCGGGCTGTCGTCGCGCATGGGTTGCGACAAGGCGCGCATGGCGTTTTGTGGCGAGCCCTTGATCGAGCGCGTGCTGGGTCGGCTGGCGCCAGTTGCCGGCGAGTTAGTCGTGACGACTTCGCGTCCCAACGAGCTTGCCTACCTTGAGGAGTGCGCGTTTGGCGGCTTGGTGCCGCGTGTGGTGGCGGACCTTGAGGGGTCGGCGGGCGCCATGCGCGGCATCGCGAGTTCGCTGACTGCGGCCCGGCTGCCGCTCGTGGCGATCGTCGCCTGTGATATGCCGTTTGTCTCGCCGGAACTCATCGGCGCGCTTGCCGATCGTGTTGAGGCCGAGGCGCTCGACGTGTGCGTGCCGCGCGAGGAGCGGGGGATTGAGCCGCTTTGCGCCGTCTGGCGCCGTGATGCGTGTGCTCCGGTTGCCCAAGAGCTGCTCTCCTGCGACCGACAGCGCATTCGCTGCCTGATCAGTCGCGTTCAGGCCGGTTATATGGATGAGCCGCAGATTGTTAAGGCCGCGGGCTCGACGCTCTGCTTCGAAAACGTCAATACGCCCGAGGAGTTTGCGGCGGCCGAGTTGCTCGCCTAG
- a CDS encoding molybdopterin-containing oxidoreductase family protein encodes MASAVKRDGRTVVTTCGGCYADCAFAARVEDGRVVAELPVPGHPCAARALCARGRHRLAMPFDERDRIVHPMRRRRDGSGFDAITWDEVFAQIAERLLGIVDECGPRALGMTLGVPSFDRYWAYRFMHALGSPNVYGADGACEVSRLTGWEHSLGYSPASDLAHTDCIMYLGRSIVDSSTMGAVDALNDARRRGAKIVVVDPRRSGSAALADRWLRVRPGCDLALLLGIAHVLVAEDLYDHEFVDRYATGFDELAQAASAWTPEWAESMCDVPAAEIVATARELAAAAPAAVVDAGFHGGIGIAYANSTQTARAICLVDVLLGCIGHAGGALNPPTPLALGDLDPARFATPSMPREPKLGSERYPLVDPERGLCTTIGQSILAGDLRGLIVYASNPGAGYGNAQAWLGILQQLDLLVTIDIRWSETARASDFVLPDVTYLEADRGVGTVVGANDSRVFYRNAVLPVQHDDTRPGREIFAGLAQACGVGEYFQFTSDDLAAAQVAPFGINLDELMECGWADTGITLPTRTGEPVIPLAGGKIALASDVWERAGMGRVPNWIAPMVEPGPGMFRLISGNRPFESHTSRRLAAQGAAEAGSDLDAVQMNADAAARMGIADGEIVELVSDMGRDRVRVETTPYLHPACIFTSAAPGGRAFGAEVGGRQALGVGPLDHTPLRWDPLTGAALTQENAVRVEKIVAREDNDE; translated from the coding sequence ATGGCATCTGCTGTGAAGCGTGACGGTCGCACCGTGGTGACCACATGCGGGGGATGCTATGCCGATTGCGCCTTTGCGGCACGCGTTGAGGACGGTCGCGTGGTGGCCGAGTTGCCGGTGCCGGGGCATCCGTGCGCGGCGCGTGCCCTGTGCGCCCGCGGACGGCATCGCCTGGCAATGCCGTTTGACGAGCGCGACCGCATTGTGCACCCCATGCGACGCCGCCGGGATGGCTCGGGGTTTGATGCGATTACCTGGGACGAGGTGTTTGCTCAGATTGCCGAGCGTCTTTTGGGGATTGTTGACGAGTGCGGGCCTCGTGCACTGGGTATGACGCTCGGCGTTCCCTCGTTCGACCGCTACTGGGCCTATCGTTTTATGCATGCGCTGGGTTCGCCCAACGTATACGGTGCCGACGGTGCCTGCGAGGTAAGCCGACTTACCGGTTGGGAGCACAGCCTGGGCTATAGCCCCGCCTCCGACCTTGCGCATACCGACTGCATCATGTACCTGGGGCGTTCCATTGTCGATTCGTCGACGATGGGGGCCGTTGACGCGCTCAACGATGCGCGCCGGCGCGGGGCGAAGATCGTCGTGGTTGATCCCCGGCGCAGCGGCTCGGCCGCGCTTGCCGACCGCTGGCTGCGCGTACGTCCTGGATGCGATCTGGCGTTGCTGCTGGGTATCGCACATGTGCTGGTAGCCGAGGACCTGTACGATCACGAGTTCGTGGACCGCTACGCCACAGGCTTTGACGAGCTGGCGCAGGCGGCCAGTGCTTGGACGCCCGAGTGGGCCGAGTCGATGTGCGACGTGCCGGCCGCAGAGATTGTCGCCACGGCGCGCGAGCTAGCTGCCGCCGCGCCTGCCGCTGTGGTGGATGCAGGCTTTCATGGTGGCATCGGCATCGCGTATGCCAATAGCACCCAGACCGCGCGCGCTATCTGTTTGGTCGATGTGCTGCTGGGCTGCATCGGACATGCGGGCGGTGCCCTCAACCCGCCCACACCGCTTGCGTTGGGCGATTTGGACCCTGCGCGTTTCGCGACGCCGTCGATGCCACGTGAGCCCAAGTTGGGGTCCGAACGCTATCCGCTCGTCGACCCCGAGCGCGGTCTGTGCACGACCATCGGCCAGTCGATTCTTGCCGGCGATTTGCGTGGGCTCATCGTCTATGCCAGTAACCCCGGTGCGGGCTATGGCAATGCGCAGGCTTGGTTGGGCATCTTGCAGCAGCTCGACTTGCTCGTGACGATTGATATTCGCTGGTCCGAGACGGCGCGCGCTTCCGACTTCGTGCTGCCCGACGTGACGTATCTGGAGGCCGACCGCGGCGTGGGGACGGTCGTGGGCGCCAACGATTCGCGCGTGTTCTACCGCAACGCCGTGCTGCCTGTGCAGCATGACGACACACGTCCCGGTCGGGAGATTTTTGCCGGTCTGGCGCAGGCGTGTGGCGTGGGCGAGTACTTCCAGTTTACGTCTGACGATCTGGCGGCTGCCCAGGTGGCGCCTTTTGGGATCAATCTGGACGAGCTCATGGAGTGCGGCTGGGCCGATACGGGCATAACGCTGCCGACGCGCACGGGTGAGCCGGTGATTCCGCTTGCCGGCGGCAAGATTGCGCTGGCAAGCGACGTATGGGAACGAGCCGGCATGGGTCGTGTACCCAACTGGATCGCTCCCATGGTGGAGCCTGGCCCGGGGATGTTTCGCCTCATTAGCGGTAACCGTCCCTTTGAGTCGCACACCTCGCGCAGGCTTGCGGCCCAGGGTGCCGCCGAGGCTGGATCGGACCTGGATGCCGTGCAGATGAATGCCGATGCTGCTGCGCGCATGGGCATCGCCGACGGGGAGATCGTCGAGCTTGTGAGCGACATGGGCCGCGACCGCGTGCGCGTGGAGACGACGCCCTATCTGCATCCGGCGTGCATCTTCACCTCGGCCGCTCCCGGCGGACGCGCATTCGGTGCTGAGGTTGGTGGCCGGCAGGCCTTGGGCGTTGGCCCGCTCGACCACACGCCGCTGCGCTGGGACCCGTTGACGGGCGCCGCGCTCACCCAGGAAAACGCCGTTCGCGTGGAAAAGATTGTCGCGCGCGAGGATAATGACGAGTAA
- a CDS encoding NADH-quinone oxidoreductase subunit B family protein, with translation MAEPTLLPERLQYRPTKIELDESIEKAKATLLKKIKRSVYVYRVDCGGCNGCEIEIFGSITPVFDVERFGIKVVPSPRHADVLLYTGAVTRAMRMPALRAFEAAPDPKIVVSYGACGCTGGIFYDNYCVWGGTDKILPVDVYIPGCPPSPAQTVYGFAMALGLLDQKLHAETTVEAAGEQADILHPGVPYKLRVAIEREARAMSGYRYGRDLANEFMDTLEGAPKGDIRGAMALLIDKQDDPRRVEVYSALQDLVLAGGR, from the coding sequence ATGGCCGAACCCACGCTTTTGCCCGAGCGGCTTCAGTACCGCCCGACCAAGATCGAGCTCGACGAGAGCATCGAGAAGGCCAAGGCGACCCTTCTTAAGAAGATCAAGCGCTCGGTGTACGTCTACCGTGTTGACTGCGGCGGCTGCAACGGCTGCGAGATCGAGATCTTCGGTTCCATCACGCCCGTCTTTGACGTCGAGCGCTTTGGCATCAAGGTCGTGCCTTCGCCCCGTCACGCCGATGTGCTGCTGTACACCGGCGCCGTGACGCGTGCCATGCGTATGCCGGCCCTGCGCGCCTTTGAGGCCGCACCCGATCCCAAGATCGTGGTGTCCTATGGCGCGTGCGGCTGCACCGGTGGCATCTTCTACGACAACTACTGCGTCTGGGGCGGCACGGATAAGATCCTGCCGGTCGACGTCTACATTCCCGGCTGCCCGCCCAGCCCCGCGCAGACCGTCTACGGCTTTGCCATGGCGCTCGGTCTGCTGGACCAAAAGCTCCATGCCGAGACCACGGTGGAGGCCGCTGGCGAGCAGGCCGATATTCTGCACCCCGGCGTGCCGTACAAGCTGCGCGTTGCCATCGAGCGCGAGGCTCGCGCCATGAGCGGCTACCGTTACGGCCGCGACCTGGCCAACGAGTTTATGGATACGCTCGAGGGCGCGCCCAAGGGCGATATCCGCGGTGCCATGGCGCTGCTCATCGACAAGCAGGACGATCCGCGCCGCGTCGAGGTCTACTCGGCGCTGCAGGATCTGGTGCTGGCCGGAGGTCGCTAG
- a CDS encoding formate/nitrite transporter family protein, translating into MADSKVEYPAPDCLAPAAIEAKTETAGVTKANLPVAKAFLLAMFAGAFIAFGGLFFTVFLSDSTLGWGAQRVVGGLCFCLGLVLVLVCGAELFTGNSLMVCALKSKKITLVQMLKAWVVVWVGNFVGALFIVFLVYMAGIYKLNGEAVANSMVSVAAGKVTVDWVTIFFRGILCNIFVCLAVWIGTAGKTVVDKVMGILLPIAAFVACGFEHCVANMYFLPMGAVMHACGYGADVAGADALNAAGIAFNLSAATLGNIVGGAVLVALGYWFIYARKSEA; encoded by the coding sequence ATGGCAGATTCCAAGGTGGAGTATCCCGCTCCCGATTGCCTGGCGCCCGCCGCGATCGAGGCCAAGACCGAGACCGCCGGCGTGACCAAGGCTAACCTGCCGGTCGCTAAGGCCTTTCTGTTGGCAATGTTCGCCGGCGCGTTTATCGCCTTCGGCGGCCTGTTCTTTACGGTGTTTTTGAGCGACAGCACGCTGGGCTGGGGTGCCCAGCGCGTCGTGGGCGGCCTGTGCTTTTGCCTGGGCCTGGTGCTGGTGCTGGTGTGCGGCGCCGAGCTGTTTACCGGCAATTCGCTTATGGTCTGCGCGCTCAAGAGCAAAAAGATCACGCTGGTTCAGATGCTTAAGGCCTGGGTCGTTGTGTGGGTCGGCAATTTTGTCGGTGCTCTGTTCATCGTCTTTTTGGTGTACATGGCCGGCATCTATAAGCTCAACGGCGAGGCGGTCGCCAACTCCATGGTGAGCGTCGCCGCCGGCAAGGTGACGGTCGACTGGGTGACGATCTTCTTCCGCGGTATCCTGTGCAACATCTTTGTGTGCCTGGCCGTGTGGATTGGCACTGCGGGCAAGACCGTAGTCGATAAGGTTATGGGCATTCTGCTGCCCATCGCCGCCTTTGTGGCCTGCGGTTTTGAGCACTGCGTCGCCAACATGTACTTTTTGCCCATGGGCGCCGTGATGCATGCGTGCGGCTACGGTGCCGACGTCGCCGGCGCCGATGCACTCAACGCCGCGGGCATTGCGTTTAACCTGTCCGCCGCCACGCTGGGCAACATCGTGGGCGGCGCGGTTCTGGTCGCGCTCGGCTACTGGTTTATCTACGCCAGGAAGTCCGAGGCGTAA
- a CDS encoding DUF3343 domain-containing protein has translation MSHDICPDTGEPCTCDGSEPCTCGCGGCGHTAEEEAAAAAYRDAHREGPSGDALDHERKIIVSFDSTFDVMECEQLCLDAGVPGRIMPLPGSITAGCGLCWAMPFSGDALAAFRAATEGRVTPADYHQLVL, from the coding sequence ATGTCTCACGATATTTGCCCCGACACGGGAGAGCCTTGCACTTGCGATGGTTCCGAGCCCTGTACCTGCGGCTGCGGTGGCTGTGGTCATACTGCGGAAGAGGAAGCGGCCGCCGCGGCGTATCGTGATGCACACCGCGAAGGCCCGTCCGGTGATGCCCTCGACCACGAACGCAAGATCATCGTTTCGTTTGACAGCACCTTCGATGTGATGGAATGCGAGCAGCTGTGCCTGGATGCCGGTGTGCCCGGGCGCATCATGCCGCTGCCCGGCTCCATTACTGCAGGTTGCGGCCTGTGCTGGGCCATGCCGTTCTCGGGCGATGCCCTCGCCGCCTTCCGCGCCGCCACCGAGGGCCGCGTAACCCCCGCCGACTACCACCAACTCGTCCTCTAA
- the selA gene encoding L-seryl-tRNA(Sec) selenium transferase translates to MSDSQNMSDEVRARLRAIPSVNELLAEWPVVKAAGETCDAVVHAAVTAELDEERAAIRAGAAPRSKRDLASAIEWRAHRSALPSLRPAVNATGVVIHTNLGRAPLAESAAKAVAEVARGYSTLEYSVDTCSRGSRKEHAAQLIRSLTGAEDALVVNNNAAAVLLVLATHAAGKEVIVSRGELVEIGGSFRIPDVMEASGAKLVEVGATNRTHLSDYERAITPETAMILKVHPSNYRIEGFHEEVSSRELAALAHKHGLLFYEDQGSGALLPDDILVRGGEETTPTSVAAGLDIVSCSGDKLLGAAQAGIIMGRRDLVQACGSHPLMRALRPGKLALTALEATLRIYMDGADVAHREVPVLSMLTLPQAHLERRARKLRDCMVAGLDKAGCPCAVELEIVEESSTPGGGSLPTMELPTMCVAVRLVDERLTVDALKRSLVQDFDTPVVTRTSHDRILFDVRTLVGDRDIETAATTLVACVKKAVAR, encoded by the coding sequence ATGAGCGATAGCCAGAACATGTCCGATGAGGTACGCGCCCGCCTGCGCGCTATTCCTTCCGTCAACGAGCTGCTTGCCGAGTGGCCGGTGGTGAAGGCGGCGGGGGAGACCTGCGACGCGGTGGTGCATGCCGCCGTCACGGCCGAGCTCGACGAGGAGCGCGCCGCCATTCGCGCCGGTGCCGCCCCGCGCTCTAAGCGCGACCTGGCTTCGGCCATCGAGTGGCGTGCTCACCGCTCCGCGCTGCCGAGCCTGCGTCCCGCCGTCAACGCTACGGGCGTGGTCATCCATACCAACTTGGGTCGCGCCCCGCTCGCGGAGTCGGCCGCCAAGGCCGTGGCCGAGGTCGCGCGCGGGTACAGCACGCTCGAGTACAGCGTGGACACCTGCTCGCGTGGGTCGCGCAAGGAGCACGCTGCCCAGCTGATTCGCTCTCTCACCGGTGCCGAGGACGCGCTCGTGGTCAACAACAATGCCGCCGCGGTGCTGCTGGTACTGGCGACTCACGCTGCGGGCAAGGAGGTTATCGTCAGCCGCGGCGAGCTTGTCGAGATCGGCGGCAGCTTCCGTATCCCCGATGTTATGGAGGCCTCGGGTGCCAAGCTCGTTGAGGTCGGGGCCACCAACCGCACGCATTTGAGCGACTACGAGCGCGCCATCACGCCCGAAACGGCCATGATCCTCAAGGTCCATCCTTCCAACTATCGCATCGAGGGTTTTCACGAGGAAGTGAGCTCTCGGGAGCTTGCCGCCCTGGCCCACAAGCATGGTCTGCTGTTCTACGAGGACCAGGGGTCTGGCGCGCTGCTGCCCGACGATATCCTGGTTCGCGGCGGCGAGGAGACCACGCCGACCTCGGTCGCGGCGGGGCTTGATATCGTGTCGTGTTCGGGCGATAAGCTGCTCGGTGCCGCACAGGCGGGCATTATCATGGGTCGTCGCGATCTGGTCCAGGCCTGCGGGTCGCATCCGCTTATGCGTGCTCTGCGTCCGGGCAAGTTGGCGCTCACGGCGCTTGAGGCCACGCTTCGCATCTACATGGACGGTGCCGATGTTGCCCATCGCGAGGTGCCGGTGCTCAGCATGCTCACGCTTCCGCAGGCTCATCTGGAGCGTCGTGCCCGTAAGCTGCGCGATTGTATGGTCGCCGGGCTCGATAAGGCCGGTTGCCCGTGCGCCGTTGAGTTGGAGATTGTCGAGGAGTCCTCGACACCCGGTGGCGGTTCGCTGCCTACCATGGAGCTACCCACGATGTGCGTTGCCGTGCGCCTTGTTGACGAGCGCCTGACGGTCGACGCGCTTAAGCGCTCGCTTGTCCAGGACTTCGACACGCCGGTCGTCACACGAACCTCGCACGATCGCATTTTGTTTGACGTGCGCACGCTCGTGGGTGACCGCGATATCGAGACGGCGGCAACGACGCTCGTCGCGTGCGTTAAGAAGGCGGTTGCTCGATGA
- a CDS encoding formate hydrogenlyase maturation HycH family protein — MELTDRSGYFAGPGMLGGSFGDASRASDEAAEGVADPCLGHAPDQVVFYELTRKFVETEEDVPQEACDVLYYTLAVGHHTGVLDCFEPRLSVPVDVFYSLVDALPEGEAKTKFEAIRSFGECQLDKAAVPSLLEACDTLLDERGFRGSAKAGISVFDDDFGLHAQQVAFLMKFRDLVERVRDVSGVYLTGRLQ, encoded by the coding sequence ATGGAGCTCACGGACCGCTCTGGTTACTTTGCGGGTCCCGGCATGCTCGGCGGCTCCTTTGGCGATGCCTCGCGCGCAAGCGACGAGGCCGCCGAGGGCGTCGCCGACCCCTGCCTGGGTCATGCGCCCGACCAGGTGGTCTTTTACGAGCTCACGCGTAAGTTTGTGGAGACCGAGGAAGACGTTCCCCAGGAGGCCTGCGACGTACTGTACTACACGCTCGCCGTGGGCCACCACACCGGCGTGCTCGACTGCTTTGAGCCGCGCCTGTCGGTGCCGGTGGATGTGTTCTATTCGCTCGTCGACGCGCTGCCGGAGGGGGAGGCCAAGACCAAATTCGAGGCCATCCGTTCCTTTGGCGAGTGCCAGCTCGACAAGGCGGCGGTGCCGTCGCTGCTCGAGGCCTGCGACACGCTGCTCGACGAGCGCGGTTTTCGCGGGTCGGCCAAGGCCGGAATCTCGGTGTTCGATGACGACTTTGGCCTGCATGCCCAGCAGGTCGCGTTCTTAATGAAGTTTCGCGATCTGGTTGAGCGCGTGCGCGATGTGTCGGGCGTGTATCTGACGGGAAGGTTGCAATAA
- the selB gene encoding selenocysteine-specific translation elongation factor: MSEVQTLVECPVIVGTAGHVDHGKSALIEALTGKNPDRLEVERRRGMTVELGFGELALPSGKIVGLVDVPGHAHYLRAMVQGATGIDVAVLVVSAVEGVMPQTREHVHVLELLGVTHMVVALTMCDLADAEMTELAELDVDDFLSGTVFAGAPIVPVSSKTGEGIDGLLAVLDEQVGVCWGACRDRAERSDAAPRLPIDRCFTIKGVGTVVTGTLHDAPVAVGDELMALPSRTVCRVRGIQVHGDTPRALPGQRVALNLVGDGVAALDRGEMLGVADRFGQTLRFMMTFTYLGREGTKPRVLESGARVHVMAGTAEVVGRIMLLEGEAPMAVGETRTVQVRLEEPLPLCAGDHAVVLSYSPVMLIGGGRVLLSRCRRSRELSAGERALFAALESGDIAGGVGAWLALQMLPVTAVDVAEALDLGVGEVDAALRGLVSQGSVRKLAVGDAALFADAVVLDAAMDALAATLSAVHAASPKETGFTPGAVAHAAWPSADEGVAAALIAEGCSRGVCASEGAEVFDPHSAAAAARVVREACERIVALLDEAGLDAPTLPEVGEQLQLGRDTMTRALRELSLNRSIVKVERDVALSAAAEAHARELVAAAIEAAGGAATTSVLREALGVSRKRAISILEHLDAVRFTVLDKDAGGLRSLR; encoded by the coding sequence ATGAGTGAGGTTCAAACGCTGGTGGAGTGCCCCGTTATCGTTGGCACGGCGGGTCACGTTGACCACGGTAAGTCCGCACTGATCGAGGCGCTGACCGGCAAGAATCCCGACCGTCTGGAGGTTGAGCGTCGCCGGGGCATGACGGTGGAGCTGGGCTTTGGCGAACTGGCACTGCCGAGCGGCAAGATCGTTGGCCTTGTCGACGTGCCGGGCCACGCGCATTACCTGCGCGCTATGGTGCAGGGTGCGACAGGCATCGACGTTGCCGTGCTGGTGGTCTCTGCCGTTGAGGGCGTAATGCCGCAGACCCGCGAGCACGTGCATGTGCTGGAGCTGTTGGGCGTTACGCATATGGTGGTCGCGCTGACGATGTGCGACCTGGCCGACGCCGAGATGACCGAGCTTGCCGAGCTCGATGTCGATGACTTTTTGTCGGGCACCGTGTTTGCGGGCGCGCCGATCGTGCCCGTGTCGTCCAAGACGGGCGAGGGGATCGACGGGCTGCTTGCGGTGCTCGACGAGCAGGTGGGTGTTTGCTGGGGTGCCTGTCGCGACCGTGCCGAGCGGAGCGATGCCGCGCCTCGTCTGCCGATTGACCGCTGCTTTACGATCAAGGGCGTCGGCACTGTCGTGACGGGAACGCTGCATGATGCGCCGGTTGCGGTGGGCGACGAGCTGATGGCTTTGCCGTCGCGTACGGTCTGTCGCGTGCGCGGGATTCAGGTGCATGGCGATACGCCGCGCGCGCTGCCTGGTCAGCGTGTGGCGCTCAACCTAGTTGGTGACGGTGTCGCGGCGCTTGACCGTGGCGAGATGCTGGGCGTGGCGGACCGCTTTGGCCAGACGTTGCGCTTTATGATGACGTTCACCTACCTGGGCCGCGAGGGCACCAAGCCGCGCGTGCTCGAGTCGGGCGCGCGTGTGCATGTGATGGCCGGCACGGCCGAGGTCGTCGGCCGCATCATGCTTTTGGAGGGCGAGGCCCCCATGGCGGTGGGCGAGACCCGTACCGTGCAGGTGCGCCTGGAGGAGCCGCTGCCGCTGTGTGCCGGAGACCATGCCGTGGTGCTGTCGTATTCGCCCGTTATGCTCATCGGCGGCGGGCGCGTGCTGCTTTCGCGCTGCCGTCGCTCGCGCGAGCTTTCTGCCGGCGAGCGCGCACTGTTTGCGGCGCTTGAGTCCGGCGATATCGCGGGCGGTGTGGGTGCTTGGCTGGCGCTGCAGATGCTGCCGGTTACGGCGGTTGATGTTGCCGAGGCTTTGGATCTTGGCGTCGGCGAGGTCGATGCCGCACTGCGCGGGTTGGTGTCGCAGGGCTCCGTTCGCAAGCTTGCCGTGGGTGATGCGGCCCTCTTTGCGGACGCCGTGGTGCTCGACGCCGCGATGGATGCTCTGGCGGCGACCCTGTCAGCCGTGCATGCGGCGTCTCCCAAGGAGACGGGCTTTACGCCCGGCGCCGTTGCCCATGCTGCGTGGCCTTCCGCTGATGAAGGCGTTGCCGCGGCTCTGATTGCCGAGGGCTGCTCGCGCGGCGTGTGTGCCTCCGAGGGCGCCGAGGTGTTCGACCCGCACTCCGCTGCCGCCGCGGCGCGTGTGGTGCGCGAGGCCTGCGAACGTATCGTTGCCTTGCTGGACGAAGCCGGCCTCGATGCACCGACATTGCCCGAGGTGGGCGAGCAGTTGCAGCTCGGCCGCGACACTATGACGCGCGCCCTGCGCGAGCTTTCGCTCAATCGCTCTATCGTTAAGGTCGAGCGCGACGTTGCCCTGTCCGCTGCCGCCGAGGCCCATGCACGTGAACTCGTCGCCGCCGCCATTGAGGCAGCCGGCGGCGCTGCCACCACGAGCGTGCTGCGCGAGGCCCTGGGCGTGTCGCGCAAACGCGCCATCAGCATCTTGGAGCACCTGGATGCCGTGCGCTTTACGGTGCTCGACAAGGATGCCGGCGGCCTGAGGTCCCTGCGCTAG
- the hycI gene encoding hydrogenase maturation peptidase HycI, whose amino-acid sequence MGRVVDGRVNGAPFAGIVLTAGSVLRADDAAGPVLSKKMEDAPIAGWYTIDGGQTPEDDIIEVKRERPPRLVLVDAADMALPVGSIRLLDKRDVARKSMFTTHSLPLSILIEEIEQSCDDIVFVGIQPGDTEFYNPMSPEVFDAVDAVYDAVAANDFSHFVRLGQEQ is encoded by the coding sequence ATGGGTCGCGTTGTGGATGGTCGTGTGAACGGCGCCCCGTTTGCGGGTATCGTGCTCACGGCGGGAAGCGTGCTGCGTGCCGACGATGCCGCCGGCCCCGTGCTCTCCAAAAAGATGGAGGACGCACCCATCGCCGGTTGGTACACCATCGACGGCGGCCAAACGCCCGAGGACGACATTATCGAGGTCAAGCGCGAGCGTCCGCCGCGTTTGGTTTTGGTCGATGCCGCCGACATGGCGCTGCCCGTCGGGTCCATCCGCTTGCTCGACAAGCGCGATGTGGCCCGCAAGTCGATGTTCACCACGCATTCGCTTCCTTTGTCGATTCTGATCGAGGAAATCGAACAATCGTGTGATGATATCGTCTTCGTTGGGATTCAGCCGGGCGACACGGAGTTCTACAACCCCATGTCCCCGGAAGTCTTTGACGCCGTCGACGCCGTGTACGACGCCGTGGCTGCCAACGACTTTTCCCACTTTGTCCGCTTGGGACAGGAGCAATAG